One stretch of Amycolatopsis sp. NBC_00345 DNA includes these proteins:
- a CDS encoding sugar ABC transporter substrate-binding protein yields MRSRTLTLLAATVSTGLVLTACGANSNSGGSGDSSSSASAPAGGGASGKVGVILPETATSARWEAFDKPMLQTALQAQGFSADIQNAQGDNQKFSTLADGFISQGVKVLIIAPSDPAVGAAIEAKAKTAGIPVIDYDRPSLGGSADYYVSFDNEKVGELQAQGLVDALKGKPKPAIVQIEGAPTDNNATLFGDGHDKILKPLYDSGAMTLVRKQAINDWDPQLGNTTFEQIFTNANGKVDGVVAANDELAGAVITVLQKNHLNGKVPVTGQDSTAAGLQAILRGDQTLTIFKPIKEEAENTAKLAAALAKNDTAAADAIATGKLHDPKNNRDLKSVLLNPQLITINNVKDVVTQGYVKASEICTGDLAAKCTQYGIS; encoded by the coding sequence ATGCGCAGCAGAACCCTTACCCTCCTTGCCGCCACGGTGAGCACCGGTCTGGTGCTGACCGCTTGCGGTGCCAACTCCAACTCCGGGGGCTCTGGGGACAGCTCCTCCTCGGCCTCCGCCCCGGCGGGCGGGGGCGCCAGCGGCAAGGTCGGCGTGATCCTCCCGGAGACCGCCACCTCCGCCCGGTGGGAGGCCTTCGACAAGCCGATGCTGCAGACCGCACTGCAGGCCCAGGGCTTCTCGGCGGACATCCAGAACGCCCAGGGCGACAACCAGAAGTTCTCGACGCTGGCCGACGGCTTCATCAGCCAGGGCGTCAAGGTCCTGATCATCGCCCCGTCCGACCCGGCGGTCGGCGCGGCCATCGAGGCCAAGGCGAAGACCGCGGGCATCCCGGTCATCGACTACGACCGTCCGAGCCTCGGCGGCTCGGCCGACTACTACGTCTCGTTCGACAACGAGAAGGTCGGCGAGCTTCAGGCCCAGGGCCTGGTCGACGCGCTGAAGGGCAAGCCGAAGCCCGCCATCGTGCAGATCGAGGGCGCGCCGACGGACAACAACGCCACCCTGTTCGGCGACGGCCACGACAAGATCCTCAAGCCGCTGTACGACTCGGGCGCCATGACGCTGGTCCGCAAGCAGGCCATCAACGACTGGGACCCGCAGCTCGGCAACACCACGTTCGAGCAGATCTTCACCAACGCCAACGGCAAGGTCGACGGCGTCGTGGCGGCGAACGACGAGCTGGCGGGCGCGGTCATCACCGTGCTGCAGAAGAACCACCTCAACGGCAAGGTCCCCGTCACCGGCCAGGACTCCACCGCGGCCGGCCTGCAGGCCATCCTGCGTGGCGACCAGACGCTGACGATCTTCAAGCCGATCAAGGAAGAGGCGGAGAACACCGCGAAGCTGGCCGCCGCGCTGGCGAAGAACGACACGGCCGCCGCCGACGCGATCGCCACGGGCAAGCTGCACGACCCGAAGAACAACCGTGACCTCAAGTCGGTCCTGCTGAACCCGCAGCTGATCACCATCAACAACGTCAAGGACGTCGTCACCCAGGGCTACGTCAAGGCGTCGGAGATCTGCACCGGCGACCTCGCCGCCAAGTGCACCCAGTACGGCATCTCCTGA
- a CDS encoding ATP-binding cassette domain-containing protein → MSEPILDIKGLNKSFGPVHVLHDVNFAVRAGEVTALVGDNGAGKSTLVKCVAGIHPYDTGTVLFNGEPAHIHSPKDAGELGIEVVYQDLALADNLDIVQNMFLGRERGSRWLLDEASMEKAARETLASLSVRTVKSVRTPVSALSGGQRQTVAIAKSVLWNSKVVILDEPTAALGVAQTRQVLDLVRRLAEQGLGVVLISHNMADVFEVADRVNVLYLGRLVAEVQTKDVNHSQVVELITAGRSGDLGLARPEAVAL, encoded by the coding sequence ATGAGCGAGCCCATTCTCGACATCAAAGGCCTGAACAAGAGCTTCGGCCCGGTCCACGTCCTGCACGACGTGAATTTCGCCGTGCGCGCGGGCGAGGTGACCGCGCTGGTCGGTGACAACGGCGCCGGCAAGTCGACCCTCGTCAAGTGCGTCGCCGGCATCCACCCCTACGACACGGGCACGGTGCTGTTCAACGGCGAGCCGGCCCACATCCACAGCCCCAAGGACGCGGGCGAGCTCGGCATCGAGGTCGTCTACCAGGACCTCGCGCTGGCCGACAACCTCGACATCGTGCAGAACATGTTCCTCGGCCGCGAGCGCGGCAGCCGCTGGCTGCTCGACGAGGCCAGCATGGAGAAGGCCGCGCGCGAAACGCTGGCGTCTCTTTCGGTGCGGACCGTGAAGTCCGTGCGCACGCCCGTTTCCGCGTTGTCGGGTGGCCAGCGCCAGACCGTCGCGATCGCGAAGTCGGTGCTGTGGAACAGCAAGGTCGTGATCCTCGACGAGCCGACGGCCGCGCTCGGCGTCGCGCAGACCCGGCAGGTGCTGGACCTGGTCCGCCGGCTCGCGGAGCAGGGCCTCGGCGTGGTCCTGATCAGCCACAACATGGCCGACGTCTTCGAGGTCGCCGACCGCGTCAACGTGCTGTACCTGGGCCGTCTCGTGGCGGAGGTCCAGACCAAGGACGTGAACCACAGCCAGGTCGTCGAACTGATCACCGCGGGCCGGTCGGGCGACCTCGGCTTGGCCCGCCCCGAAGCCGTCGCGCTGTGA
- a CDS encoding sugar ABC transporter permease: protein MTETPAKPAQPDTSANAIADFGIDTTSMSTGEAIKDYFARMKDGQLGSIPAVLGVIVLAILFSALSGDFFTLRNIANLLAQGAGQTIIAMGIVFVLLLGEIDLSAGTASGLCASVMALHYVRNGNLLGSMGTGVFISFLVVLGIAVVLAVLQRIWAGAAIAALGIVVIAIGVPVNAWLEMLIAICVGTAIGCITGFLVSKIGMPSFVVTLALFIVWQGVILQFIGEGGTLPISTSETLNAVANGNLSIAGSWILFILAAGGFALVSLGQHFSRLKRGLVVQPTPIVLFKVGVVAVIAAVATYLLTINRSSSSLAVIEGVPFVVPIVLVLLVAGTYVLNRTRYGRHIYAVGGNKEAARRAGINVAKLRTSVFVISSTFAAIGAIVYSSKIGAVNPQSGGLNTLLFAVGAAVIGGTSLFGGKGRMIDAVIGGTVLAIVTNGLGLLQQSSAVVNIVTGLVLMLAASVDALSRRRAAASAR from the coding sequence ATGACTGAGACCCCTGCCAAGCCCGCGCAGCCGGACACCTCGGCGAACGCGATCGCCGACTTCGGCATCGACACGACGTCGATGTCCACGGGCGAGGCGATCAAGGACTACTTCGCGCGGATGAAGGACGGCCAGCTCGGGTCGATCCCGGCCGTGCTCGGCGTGATCGTGCTGGCGATCCTGTTCAGCGCCCTGTCGGGCGACTTCTTCACGCTGCGGAACATCGCGAACCTGCTCGCGCAGGGCGCGGGCCAGACCATCATCGCCATGGGCATCGTGTTCGTGCTGCTGCTGGGGGAGATCGACCTCTCCGCCGGCACCGCGTCCGGCCTCTGCGCCTCGGTGATGGCCCTGCACTACGTGCGCAACGGCAACCTGCTGGGCTCCATGGGCACGGGCGTGTTCATCTCCTTCCTGGTGGTGCTCGGCATCGCGGTCGTGCTGGCCGTGCTGCAGCGCATCTGGGCGGGCGCGGCGATCGCGGCGCTCGGCATCGTGGTCATCGCGATCGGCGTGCCGGTGAACGCGTGGCTCGAAATGCTGATCGCGATCTGCGTCGGCACCGCGATCGGCTGCATCACCGGCTTCCTGGTGTCGAAGATCGGCATGCCGTCCTTCGTCGTGACGCTGGCGCTGTTCATCGTCTGGCAGGGCGTGATCCTGCAGTTCATCGGCGAGGGCGGCACGCTGCCGATCAGCACCAGCGAAACGCTGAACGCGGTCGCGAACGGCAACCTGTCCATCGCGGGCAGCTGGATCCTGTTCATCCTCGCGGCCGGCGGTTTCGCGCTCGTCTCGCTGGGCCAGCACTTCTCCCGGCTCAAGCGCGGCCTGGTGGTCCAGCCGACGCCGATCGTGCTGTTCAAGGTCGGCGTCGTCGCGGTGATCGCCGCGGTGGCGACCTACCTGCTGACGATCAACCGCTCGTCGAGCAGCCTCGCGGTGATCGAGGGCGTCCCGTTCGTGGTCCCGATCGTGCTGGTGCTGCTGGTCGCGGGCACCTACGTGCTCAACCGCACCCGCTACGGCCGGCACATCTACGCGGTCGGCGGCAACAAGGAGGCGGCCCGCCGCGCCGGCATCAACGTGGCGAAGCTGCGCACCAGCGTGTTCGTGATCAGCTCGACCTTCGCCGCGATCGGCGCGATCGTCTACTCGTCGAAGATCGGCGCGGTCAACCCGCAGTCCGGTGGCCTCAACACGCTGCTGTTCGCGGTGGGCGCCGCGGTCATCGGCGGCACCTCGCTGTTCGGCGGCAAGGGCCGGATGATCGACGCGGTGATCGGCGGGACCGTGCTGGCCATCGTGACCAACGGGCTCGGCCTGCTCCAGCAGTCCTCGGCCGTGGTCAACATCGTCACGGGCCTGGTCCTGATGCTCGCTGCCTCGGTGGACGCGCTATCGCGGCGCCGAGCGGCTGCGTCGGCACGCTGA
- a CDS encoding ROK family protein, with translation MSSSPVARPDEVRRHNRTTLLRLLHVSGPSTRAVLATQLGLNRSTIKTLVDGLAEAGVVEEKVPRPGRGAGRPSLLVLPQPHAAVVLAVDLQVEHVAIALVGLGGQILGRNSWNLHGRTRTPDEVITHVIESAAVLAGDLGVEPVAAGVSVPGVVRRADGYVHEAPNLRWTDVALGERLNAVLKIPILVGNDAELGAVAEHLRGAARGSSDAVYVSADVGVGGGVIAQGSSLRGGAGYVGEIGHMVIRPGGRPCYCGSSGCWETEIGEAALCRALGLPEETPRGAILFELRELSRNPEEAASRLAEFTEWLTLGLVNVVNLLGPQLVVLGDLLTVLPESVVRATAEEVGRRSLVSRAVGGTRIVSSALGADVKLLGAAEVAFEVVLDTV, from the coding sequence GTGAGCAGCTCACCCGTCGCACGACCCGATGAGGTGCGCCGGCACAACCGCACGACGCTGCTCCGCCTGCTGCACGTCAGCGGGCCGAGCACCCGTGCGGTGCTGGCCACCCAGCTGGGGCTCAACCGCAGCACGATCAAGACGCTCGTCGACGGGCTCGCGGAAGCGGGGGTCGTCGAGGAGAAGGTGCCGAGGCCGGGACGAGGGGCGGGCCGCCCCTCGCTCCTGGTCCTGCCCCAGCCGCACGCGGCGGTCGTGCTCGCGGTCGACCTCCAGGTCGAGCACGTCGCGATCGCGCTGGTGGGGCTGGGCGGCCAGATCCTCGGCCGCAACAGCTGGAACCTGCACGGCCGGACGCGCACCCCGGACGAGGTGATCACGCACGTGATCGAGTCGGCGGCGGTGCTGGCGGGCGACCTCGGGGTCGAGCCCGTGGCGGCCGGGGTCTCCGTGCCCGGCGTCGTGCGGCGGGCCGACGGCTACGTCCACGAAGCGCCCAACCTGCGCTGGACCGACGTCGCCCTCGGCGAGCGGCTGAACGCCGTGCTGAAGATCCCGATCCTGGTCGGCAACGACGCGGAGCTGGGCGCCGTGGCCGAACACCTGCGGGGCGCGGCCCGCGGCTCGTCCGACGCCGTATACGTCTCCGCGGACGTGGGTGTCGGCGGCGGCGTGATCGCCCAGGGCTCGTCGCTGCGGGGCGGCGCGGGCTACGTCGGCGAGATCGGCCACATGGTCATCCGCCCGGGCGGACGGCCCTGTTACTGCGGCAGCAGCGGCTGCTGGGAGACCGAGATCGGCGAGGCCGCGCTGTGCCGGGCACTGGGCCTGCCGGAGGAAACCCCGCGCGGCGCCATCCTGTTCGAGCTGCGGGAGCTGTCCCGCAACCCGGAGGAGGCCGCGTCCCGGCTCGCGGAGTTCACCGAGTGGCTGACCCTCGGCCTGGTCAACGTGGTGAACCTGCTGGGCCCGCAGCTCGTCGTGCTGGGCGACCTGCTCACGGTGCTGCCGGAGTCGGTGGTGCGCGCGACCGCCGAGGAGGTCGGCCGGCGCAGCCTGGTCAGCCGCGCGGTCGGCGGCACCCGGATCGTCAGCTCGGCCCTCGGCGCGGACGTGAAGCTGCTGGGCGCGGCCGAGGTGGCCTTCGAAGTGGTCCTGGACACGGTCTGA
- a CDS encoding DUF7455 domain-containing protein, whose product MTSPTLTRPELTAVDRCDRCGAAAQVRAVLSSGGELLFCGHHAHEHEAKLKELAAEIQK is encoded by the coding sequence ATGACATCACCCACGCTCACCCGCCCCGAATTGACCGCCGTCGACCGTTGCGACCGGTGCGGGGCCGCGGCACAAGTACGCGCCGTGCTCAGCTCCGGAGGAGAACTGCTCTTCTGCGGGCACCACGCCCATGAGCACGAGGCCAAGCTCAAGGAGCTGGCCGCGGAGATCCAGAAGTAA
- a CDS encoding EamA family transporter — MYAGAAIAVGLFGQSTPAGVAWLRCLGAAVVLLAWRRPPRAAWRGRRLLLAAAFGVVTALMNVAFYEAIARLPLGTVVALEFAGPVVVAAWGSRSRRDFAALALVAAGVVAIADVRLEGSALGVVFALAAAAAWAGYIVLGKRVAVGGNGLDSLAIGFVAATVLLSPLAFGTGEVWSSPRLLVLGIGVGVLSTVVPYALDQLVLRRVGQARFAVLLALLPVTAGVIGFVALTQVPSLTEALGTLAVVAGVAARGRDKAVVPPG, encoded by the coding sequence ATGTATGCCGGTGCGGCCATCGCGGTCGGCCTTTTCGGGCAGTCGACGCCGGCCGGCGTGGCTTGGCTGCGGTGCCTCGGGGCGGCCGTGGTGCTGCTCGCCTGGCGGCGGCCGCCCCGGGCCGCGTGGCGGGGACGGCGGCTGCTGCTGGCCGCCGCGTTCGGGGTCGTCACGGCGCTGATGAACGTGGCCTTCTACGAGGCCATCGCGCGCCTGCCGCTGGGCACCGTGGTCGCGCTGGAGTTCGCCGGCCCCGTGGTCGTCGCGGCTTGGGGGTCCCGCTCGCGCCGGGATTTCGCCGCGCTGGCGCTGGTGGCCGCCGGGGTGGTCGCGATCGCCGACGTCCGGCTCGAAGGCAGCGCGCTGGGCGTGGTGTTCGCGCTCGCCGCGGCGGCCGCGTGGGCGGGCTACATCGTGCTCGGCAAACGCGTCGCGGTGGGCGGCAACGGCCTCGACAGCCTCGCGATCGGCTTCGTGGCGGCGACCGTGCTGCTGTCCCCCTTGGCGTTCGGCACGGGAGAAGTGTGGTCTTCGCCACGTCTGCTCGTGCTCGGGATCGGTGTAGGGGTGCTCTCGACCGTGGTGCCGTACGCGCTCGACCAGCTGGTGCTGCGACGCGTCGGCCAGGCCCGGTTCGCCGTGCTGCTCGCCCTGCTGCCGGTGACGGCCGGGGTGATCGGCTTCGTGGCGCTGACCCAGGTGCCGAGCCTGACCGAGGCGCTGGGCACCCTCGCGGTGGTCGCCGGCGTCGCGGCGCGCGGCCGGGACAAGGCCGTGGTGCCGCCGGGCTGA
- the ileS gene encoding isoleucine--tRNA ligase has protein sequence MYKPVPGQVDLPALDHEVLDFWRANSIFARSLELSEGRPGWIFYEGPPTANGRPGTHHIESRVFKDVFPRYKTMKGFHVARKAGWDCHGLPVELAVEKELGLAGKPDIEKYGIAEFADRCRESVTRYTDAFAALTERMGYWVDLDDAYRTMDPAYIESVWWSLKQIFDRGLLTEDFRVAPWCPRDQTALSDHELAQGYETDVDPSVYVRFPLTSGPLAGTTSLVVWTTTPWTLVSNTAVAVHPEAVYVVATDGEERVVVADELAGPALGDGWTRTGESFTGRELERWTYRRPFDLVEVPDAHFVILADYVTTESGTGLVHQSPAFGADDLAGCRAYGLPMVNPVRPDGTFDAGVPLVGGMFFKEADAPLVADLRARGLLLREQPYEHSYPHCWRCHTALIYYAQPSWYVRTTEVRDKLLRENESTNWHPETIKHGRYGDWLTNNVDWALSRSRYWGTPLPIWRCPDGHLTCVGSLAELGGLAGRDLTGLDPHRPYIDEVTFACQCGKTARRAPEVIDAWYDSGSMPFAQFGYPHRNRERFEQSYPAQFICEAIDQTRGWFYTLMSVGTLVFDRSAYENVVCLGHIVAEDGRKMSKHLGNVLEPMPLLERHGADAVRWFMAAVGSPWANRRVGDATIQEAVRKTLLTYWSTVSFQALYGRIAGWAPSAADPAPAERPVLDRWLLSELHELVRRTDAAMAAFDLQEAGKLLAAFVGDLSNWYVRRSRRRFWRGDPAALATLHEAVRTVTLLLAPLTPFITERVWQDLVVPVEAGAPQSVHLAPYPVADESLADPALGEQMALARRLVELGRTARAESGVKTRQPLARALASAQGFDELGPELLAEIAAELNVGAVLGVAEAGGPLVDITAKAGFRPLGKRFGKGVQAVAKAIAEADAAALQRDLADGTASVVVDGETVPLSSDEVILTETPREGWSAVSETGATLALDLALTPELRRAGLARDAIRLIQEARKSGGLDVSDRIELRYVTADDETAGAIAEHRDLIAEEVLATVFEPGEPGWDAKPHEETGLGLTFWLRRT, from the coding sequence ATGTACAAGCCGGTACCGGGGCAGGTCGACCTGCCCGCCCTCGACCACGAAGTGCTCGATTTCTGGCGCGCGAACAGCATTTTCGCCCGCAGCCTGGAGCTGTCCGAGGGCCGCCCCGGCTGGATCTTCTACGAGGGCCCGCCCACCGCCAACGGCAGGCCCGGCACGCACCACATCGAGAGCCGCGTCTTCAAGGACGTTTTCCCGCGCTACAAGACGATGAAGGGCTTCCACGTCGCGCGCAAGGCGGGCTGGGACTGCCACGGCCTGCCGGTCGAGCTCGCCGTCGAGAAGGAGCTGGGGCTCGCCGGCAAGCCGGACATCGAGAAGTACGGCATCGCCGAGTTCGCGGACCGCTGCCGTGAGTCGGTCACCCGCTACACGGACGCGTTCGCCGCGCTGACCGAGCGCATGGGCTACTGGGTCGACCTGGACGACGCCTACCGGACCATGGACCCGGCGTACATCGAGTCCGTGTGGTGGTCGCTGAAGCAGATCTTCGATCGCGGCCTGCTGACCGAGGACTTCCGGGTCGCGCCGTGGTGCCCCCGCGACCAGACCGCGCTGTCGGACCACGAGCTGGCCCAGGGCTACGAAACCGACGTCGACCCGTCGGTCTACGTGCGCTTCCCGCTGACCTCGGGCCCGCTGGCCGGCACCACGTCGCTGGTGGTCTGGACGACCACGCCCTGGACGCTGGTGTCCAACACCGCCGTGGCCGTGCACCCCGAGGCCGTCTACGTGGTGGCGACCGACGGCGAGGAGCGCGTCGTGGTCGCCGACGAGCTGGCCGGCCCGGCCCTCGGCGACGGCTGGACGCGCACCGGCGAGTCCTTCACCGGCCGCGAACTGGAGCGCTGGACCTACCGCCGCCCGTTCGACCTGGTCGAGGTGCCGGACGCGCACTTCGTCATCCTCGCGGACTACGTGACCACGGAGAGCGGCACCGGCCTGGTGCACCAGTCACCGGCCTTCGGCGCCGACGACCTGGCCGGCTGCCGGGCCTACGGGCTGCCGATGGTCAACCCGGTGCGACCCGACGGCACCTTCGACGCCGGGGTGCCGCTGGTCGGCGGGATGTTCTTCAAGGAGGCCGACGCCCCGCTGGTCGCCGACCTGCGCGCCCGCGGGCTGCTGCTGCGGGAACAGCCGTACGAGCACAGTTATCCGCACTGCTGGCGCTGTCATACCGCGCTGATCTACTACGCCCAGCCGTCCTGGTACGTCCGCACCACCGAGGTGCGCGACAAGCTGTTGCGCGAGAACGAGAGCACGAACTGGCACCCGGAGACGATCAAGCACGGCCGTTACGGCGACTGGCTGACCAACAACGTGGACTGGGCGTTGTCGCGGTCGCGTTACTGGGGCACGCCGCTGCCCATCTGGCGTTGCCCGGACGGCCACCTCACCTGTGTCGGCTCGCTCGCGGAGCTGGGCGGGCTGGCCGGCCGCGACCTGACCGGGCTCGACCCGCACCGCCCGTACATCGACGAAGTCACCTTCGCCTGCCAGTGCGGCAAGACCGCCCGGCGTGCGCCGGAGGTGATCGACGCTTGGTACGACTCGGGTTCGATGCCCTTCGCCCAGTTCGGCTACCCGCACCGCAACCGGGAGCGGTTCGAGCAGAGCTACCCCGCGCAGTTCATCTGCGAGGCGATCGACCAGACCCGCGGCTGGTTCTACACGCTGATGTCCGTGGGCACGCTGGTCTTCGACCGCTCCGCCTACGAGAACGTGGTCTGCCTCGGGCACATCGTGGCCGAGGACGGCCGCAAGATGTCCAAGCACCTCGGCAACGTGCTCGAGCCGATGCCGTTACTGGAGCGGCACGGCGCCGACGCGGTGCGCTGGTTCATGGCGGCCGTCGGGTCGCCGTGGGCGAACCGCCGGGTCGGGGACGCCACGATCCAGGAGGCCGTCCGCAAGACCCTCCTGACCTACTGGAGCACGGTCTCGTTCCAGGCGCTCTACGGCCGCATCGCCGGCTGGGCGCCGTCGGCGGCGGACCCGGCGCCCGCCGAGCGGCCGGTGCTGGACCGCTGGCTGCTCTCGGAGCTGCACGAACTCGTCCGCCGCACCGATGCCGCGATGGCGGCGTTCGACCTCCAGGAGGCGGGCAAGCTGCTCGCCGCCTTCGTCGGCGACCTGTCCAACTGGTACGTGCGCCGCAGCCGCCGCCGCTTCTGGCGCGGCGACCCGGCCGCGCTGGCCACGCTGCACGAGGCCGTCCGGACCGTGACGCTGCTGCTGGCGCCGCTCACGCCGTTCATCACCGAACGCGTCTGGCAGGACCTGGTGGTGCCGGTCGAGGCGGGCGCCCCGCAGTCGGTGCACCTCGCGCCCTACCCGGTGGCGGACGAGAGCCTCGCCGACCCGGCGCTGGGCGAGCAGATGGCGCTGGCCCGACGGCTGGTCGAGCTGGGCCGCACCGCGCGGGCCGAGTCGGGCGTGAAGACCCGGCAGCCGCTGGCCCGCGCGCTGGCCTCGGCGCAGGGCTTCGACGAGCTGGGCCCGGAGCTGCTCGCGGAGATCGCGGCCGAGCTGAACGTCGGCGCGGTACTGGGCGTCGCCGAGGCGGGCGGCCCGCTGGTGGACATCACCGCGAAGGCCGGTTTCCGCCCGCTGGGCAAGCGATTCGGCAAGGGCGTCCAGGCCGTCGCGAAGGCGATCGCGGAGGCCGACGCCGCGGCGCTGCAGCGGGACCTCGCCGATGGAACCGCGAGCGTGGTGGTCGACGGCGAGACCGTGCCGCTCTCCTCCGACGAGGTCATCCTCACCGAAACCCCGCGCGAGGGCTGGTCCGCGGTTTCCGAAACGGGCGCCACGCTCGCGCTGGACCTGGCCCTGACCCCGGAGCTGCGGCGCGCCGGGCTGGCCCGGGACGCGATCCGGCTCATCCAGGAAGCCCGCAAGTCCGGTGGCCTGGACGTCTCCGACCGGATCGAGCTGCGGTACGTCACGGCGGACGACGAGACGGCCGGGGCGATCGCCGAGCACCGCGACCTGATCGCGGAGGAGGTGCTGGCCACCGTCTTCGAACCGGGCGAACCGGGCTGGGACGCGAAGCCGCACGAGGAGACCGGCCTGGGGCTCACGTTCTGGCTCCGCCGGACCTGA
- a CDS encoding glutamine synthetase: protein MTKAASAVAKELAAAGVAGVHLAWADNNGIPRSRIVPVGGLAGAAARGVGATSLFAVFDSHDAITYGHAGLATPSGDIRLVPVVERIRRLAGQPALAWAPARQLAADGSPWPYCQRTVLERQVAEAGRRGLEFRAGYELEFTVAPAGRRSEPGHPGPAYSPHALVGLDGFVTALLNDFAANGLEIGQLHAEYGAAQLELSLAATDPLSAADDQLLARQTIHAAAHAHGLAVSFAPLVGLGAAGNGWHLHTSVRRRGRNLLSGEGLPTGEGAAYVGGLLRDLPALTAITAPSVPSTLRLRPGFFAGAYAFWGVENREAPLRYVPGSKLLGPDHANVELKTSDASANPYLALAVVLAAGMAGIEDDAGLPEPIGEDPGGWTEGERETRGVTRLPASPAEQDAALLASPRVSGALGDELLGAFRAVRASDGAWAAERGVEEVVAAHLWRY, encoded by the coding sequence ATGACCAAGGCGGCGTCCGCGGTGGCCAAGGAGCTGGCCGCGGCCGGGGTGGCCGGCGTCCACCTGGCCTGGGCCGACAACAACGGCATCCCGCGCTCCCGCATCGTGCCCGTCGGCGGCCTCGCCGGGGCCGCCGCGCGGGGAGTGGGCGCGACCTCCCTGTTCGCCGTCTTCGACAGCCACGACGCCATCACCTACGGCCACGCGGGCCTCGCGACGCCGTCGGGCGACATCCGGCTGGTGCCGGTGGTGGAGCGGATCCGGCGGCTGGCCGGGCAGCCCGCGCTCGCCTGGGCGCCGGCCCGCCAGCTCGCCGCCGACGGTTCGCCGTGGCCGTACTGCCAGCGCACGGTGCTGGAGCGCCAGGTCGCCGAAGCCGGGCGTCGCGGGCTGGAATTCCGGGCGGGGTACGAGCTGGAGTTCACCGTCGCGCCGGCCGGCAGGCGCTCCGAGCCCGGGCACCCCGGCCCCGCGTACAGCCCGCACGCGCTGGTGGGCCTGGACGGCTTCGTTACCGCGCTGCTGAACGACTTCGCCGCCAACGGCCTCGAAATCGGCCAGCTTCACGCGGAGTACGGCGCGGCGCAGCTGGAGCTGTCCCTGGCCGCCACCGACCCGCTGTCCGCGGCCGACGACCAGCTGCTCGCCCGCCAGACGATCCACGCCGCCGCCCACGCGCACGGGCTGGCGGTGAGCTTCGCGCCGCTGGTGGGCCTCGGCGCGGCGGGCAACGGCTGGCACCTGCACACGTCGGTGCGACGCCGGGGCCGGAACCTGTTGTCCGGTGAGGGTTTGCCGACCGGCGAAGGGGCCGCGTACGTCGGCGGGCTGCTACGGGACCTGCCCGCGCTGACCGCGATCACGGCGCCCAGCGTGCCGTCGACGTTGCGGCTGCGGCCGGGCTTTTTCGCCGGCGCGTATGCGTTCTGGGGCGTCGAGAACCGCGAGGCGCCGCTTCGGTACGTGCCGGGTTCGAAGCTGCTCGGGCCGGATCACGCGAACGTCGAGCTGAAGACGTCCGACGCGTCGGCGAACCCGTACCTGGCGCTGGCCGTGGTGCTCGCCGCCGGGATGGCCGGGATCGAGGACGACGCGGGCCTGCCTGAGCCGATCGGGGAGGACCCGGGCGGCTGGACCGAGGGCGAGCGCGAGACCCGCGGGGTGACCCGGCTGCCCGCGAGCCCGGCGGAGCAGGACGCGGCGCTGCTCGCGTCGCCCAGGGTTTCGGGCGCGCTCGGCGACGAGCTGCTCGGGGCGTTTCGCGCGGTGCGCGCGTCCGACGGGGCGTGGGCGGCGGAGCGCGGCGTCGAAGAGGTCGTCGCCGCACACCTGTGGCGGTACTGA
- a CDS encoding DUF6885 family protein translates to MSSRVDGDHTGLSRVYWLPGGARLAAEARAELPQKDGLAAAFTALAALRAAGIAVTDQDEVAVAAGTVRGSGGPPPGEKGRPDFRLRIPYDDARAGTSAAGLASAVETLSAGRLRVVPATGEWTATALFDLLVALWDLPRVAVIARVDAAELGAPDTPERALLDYLDTGVPPLWTTRWRPAGGHHVLVAGVRIGAEGTLLSVVDTYPVLGDNGIHDQPLEWVTAALREEPGTLLLVADAEHAQTLERAVLAAGLVPRMP, encoded by the coding sequence ATGTCCTCTCGCGTCGACGGTGATCACACCGGACTGTCCCGGGTGTACTGGCTGCCCGGCGGCGCGCGGCTGGCCGCCGAAGCACGGGCGGAGCTGCCGCAGAAGGACGGGCTGGCCGCGGCGTTCACGGCACTGGCCGCACTGCGCGCCGCCGGGATCGCGGTGACGGACCAGGACGAGGTCGCCGTCGCGGCGGGCACCGTGCGCGGCTCGGGCGGACCGCCGCCGGGCGAAAAGGGCCGGCCGGACTTCCGCCTGCGCATCCCGTACGACGACGCGCGGGCGGGCACCTCGGCGGCGGGGCTGGCCTCGGCCGTCGAAACGCTCTCGGCGGGGCGGCTGCGTGTGGTCCCGGCGACGGGGGAGTGGACGGCCACGGCGCTGTTCGACCTGCTGGTGGCGCTGTGGGACCTGCCGCGGGTGGCGGTGATCGCCCGGGTGGACGCGGCCGAGCTGGGCGCCCCCGACACGCCGGAACGGGCGCTGCTCGACTACCTCGACACCGGCGTCCCTCCACTGTGGACGACGCGGTGGCGGCCGGCCGGCGGCCACCACGTGCTCGTCGCGGGAGTCCGGATCGGCGCGGAGGGCACGCTGCTGTCCGTTGTGGACACCTACCCGGTGCTGGGGGACAACGGGATCCACGACCAGCCGCTGGAATGGGTCACCGCCGCGCTGCGCGAGGAGCCGGGCACACTGCTGCTGGTCGCCGACGCGGAGCACGCGCAGACGCTCGAGCGGGCCGTGCTCGCGGCGGGCCTGGTGCCGCGAATGCCGTGA